In Malaclemys terrapin pileata isolate rMalTer1 chromosome 10, rMalTer1.hap1, whole genome shotgun sequence, the following are encoded in one genomic region:
- the TRAF7 gene encoding E3 ubiquitin-protein ligase TRAF7 isoform X1, with protein sequence MQSPVSSPLPNRKQQSQAVLELNWRKSPHLRKAIWQKLDSSETTSTTAEIIETAEPGSCLGGRFTKLSVKDSFLATALQGRAPPISTPRRSDSAISVRSLHSESNMSLRSTFSLHEEEEEPEPLVFAEQPSVKLCCQLCCSVFKDPVITTCGHTFCRRCALTSEKCPVDNAKLTVVVNNIAVAEQIGELFIHCKYGCRPAASSKPAAFEVDPHGCPFTIKLSARKDHESSCDYRPVRCPNNPSCPPLLKMNLEAHLKECEHIKCPHSKYGCTFIGNQDTYETHLEMCKFEGLKEFLQQTDDRFHEMQVAMAQKDQEIAFLRSMLGKLSEKIDQLEKNLELKFDVLDENQSKLSEDLMEFRRDASMLNDELSHINARLNMGILGSYDPQQIFKCKGTFVGHQGPVWCLCVYSIGDLLFSGSSDKTIKVWDTCTTYKCQKTLEGHDGIVLALCIQGNKLYSGSADCTIIVWDIQTLQKVNTIRAHDNPVCTLVSSHNMLFSGSLKAIKVWDIVGTELKLKKELTGLNHWVRALVASQNYLYSGSYQTIKIWDIRNLECVHVLQTSGGSVYSIAVTNHHIVCGTYENLIHVWDIESKEQVRTLTGHVGTVYALAVISTPDQTKVFSASYDRSLRVWSMDNMICTQTLLRHQGSVTALAVSRGRLFSGAVDSTVKVWTC encoded by the exons ATGCAAAGCCCAGTGAGCTCTCCCCTCCCAAACAGGAAGCAACAAAGCCAGGCTGTTCTTGAATTGAATTGGAGGAAGTCTCCACACTTACGCAAAGCAATTTGGCAGAAGTTAGATAGCAGTGAAACAACAAGTACTACTGCAGAGATTATAGAAACTGCAGAGCCTGGGAGCTGTCTCGGGGGCAGATTTACTAAGCTTTCTGTGAAGGATTCATTCTTAGCTACCGCACTACAGGGACGCGCA CCTCCGATCAGTACCCCACGCCGTTCCGACTCCGCCATCTCCGTTCGCTCGTTACACTCTGAGTCCAACATGTCCTTGCGCTCGACGTTCTCGCTccacgaggaagaggaggaacca GAGCCCTTGGTGTTTGCCGAACAGCCATCAGTCAAACTCTGCTGCCAGTTGTGTTGTAGTGTGTTTAAAGATCCAGTCATCACAACCTGTGGG CACACGTTTTGCAGAAGATGTGCCTTAACATCTG AGAAGTGCCCAGTGGACAACGCCAAACTGACTGTGGTTGTTAACAATATTGCTGTGGCCGAGCAGATAGGGGAGCTGTTCATTCACTGTAAATATGGCTGCCGGCCCGCCGCCAGCAGCAAGCCTGCTGCCTTCGAGGTGGACCCCCACGGATGCCCCTTTACCATTAAACTGAGCGCCCGGAA AGATCACGAAAGCAGCTGTGATTACAGACCAGTTCGCTGTCCCAATAACCCCAGCTGCCCACCTCTCTTGAAAATGAACCTGGAGGCGCATCTCAAAGAGTGTGAACACATCAAGTGCCCTCATTCCAAATAtgg gtGTACGTTCATAGGAAATCAAGACACCTACGAGACTCACTTGGAGATGTGTAAGTTTGAGGGGCTGAAGGAGTTCCTGCAGCAGACAGACGACCGCTTCCACGAGATGCAGGTGGCAATGGCTCAGAAGGACCAAGAAATCGCCTTCCTGCGCTCAATGCTGGGCAAGCTCTCAGAGAAGATTGACCAGTTGGAGAAGAACCTGGAACTCAAATTTG ATGTGCTGGATGAGAACCAAAGCAAGCTGAGCGAGGACCTGATGGAGTTCCGGAGGGATGCCTCCATGCTAAAT GATGAACTGTCCCACATCAACGCCCGCCTCAACATGGGCATCCTAGGAT CGTACGATCCTCAGCAGATCTTCAAATGCAAGGGGACCTTTGTCGGGCACCAAGGCCCTGTCTGGTGTCTGTGTGTTTACTCCATAGGAGACTTGCTTTTCAGTGGCTCCTCAGACAAAACCATTAAG GTGTGGGATACCTGCACCACATACAAGTGCCAAAAGACCTTGGAGGGCCACGATGGGATTGTTCTCGCTCTCTGCATTCAGGG GAACAAGCTGTACAGCGGCTCTGCTGACTGCACCATCATT GTCTGGGATATTCAAACCTTGCAGAAGGTGAACACGATCCGAGCGCATGACAATCCTGTTTGCACTTTGGTCTCCTCCCACAACATGCTGTTCAGTGGCTCCCTTAAAGCCATTAAG GTCTGGGACATCGTGGGCACCGAACTCAAGCTGAAAAAGGAATTGACAGGTCTCAATCACTGGGTGCGAGCACTTGTGGCTTCTCAAAACTATCTCTACAGTGGGTCTTACCAAACAATCAAG ATCTGGGACATCCGGAACCTGGAGTGTGTCCATGTGCTGCAGACGTCAGGGGGCAGCGTGTACTCCATCGCCGTGACCAACCATCACATCGTGTGTGGCACCTACGAGAACCTCATCCAT GTCTGGGATATCGAGTCGAAGGAGCAGGTGCGCACGCTGACCGGGCACGTGGGGACGGTGTACGCCCTGGCCGTCATCTCCACGCCGGATCAAACCAAAGTCTTCAGCGCGTCGTACGATCGCTCTCTCAGG